GTGACCGTTCCGCCTTCGGAAGTGAACTTGACGGCGTTGTCGATAAGGTTGTTCATCAGTCGCAGGAAGCGGTGCTTGTCGAGCAGTACCGCGCGGTCGGGAAGGTCGATCTCCTGTTCGAGCGCGATCTTCTTCTCCTGCGCCTTCGCGCGGAAGATGTCGACCGCGACGGATATCAGGCCGTTCGGTCCCGTCGGCTCGGACTTCGCTATGAAGCGGCCGCCGGTCAGCGAATTCATATCGAGTATATCGTCGATAAGCGCCAGCATCTGTTTGCTTGATATTTCTACCTTATCGAGACAGTCCGCCAGCGCCGCGGGGTCGTCCGCGTGACGCTTGGCGAGATCGGAGAAGCCGATTATGGCGTTCATCGGCGTGCGTATATCGTGTGAGATATTGAAAAGGAAAGCGGATTTCATCTCGCTCGCGCGCTTTTCCTGCTCGAGCTCGAGCTCTGCCTTGAACCTTTCCTGCTCCGCGCGGAGCTTATCAGTCACGTCGCTGATGAAGACGTAGTATACGTTGCCGTAACCCTCGAGATGCGAGAGGCGACCATAGTCGTCGACCCAGCGAATCTCGCCGTCGCGCCGTATGATGCGGTATTCGACGAAGTCGAGGTTATCGTTGCTTTCGTCCGCGATCTGGCGGTCGATCGAACCTTGGATGTTCTCGTAGTCGTCCGGATGCACGAGTCCGCGGAAGGTTCCGCCGGTCAGCTCGCGGAATTGATCCGTATCCGCGCAGGCGAAGATACGCAGCGCCGCGCGGTTGACGTAGATAATCTCCTGCGATTCATCGTCGCGGTAGACGAAGAAACCGCCGGGGAATACGTCTCCGACCGCGAACAGCGTCGGTATCATCTCTATGGGAAGTTCGTCGTTGCGCCCGGAGGCGTGGGCGTTGTTTCTCATGAGGCCTTCCTTTCTGCAATCAATGCGAGCGGGCGAGCACTTCTTTGAGCGTCGCCAGCATATTGGGAACGTCGATCGGCTTAGAGATGTGCGCGTTCATACCGGCGCCGAGCGCCGCCTGCACGTCTTCGGCGAAGGCGTTAGCGGTCATCGCGACTATCGGCACGGAAGCGCGTTTTTCATCGTCCAGCGCGCGTATTGCTTTTGCGGCCTCGAGGCCGTTCATTGTAGGCATATTGAAGTCCATGAGTATGATGTCGTAGCGGCCGGGCTCGGAGGATTTGACCTTTTCGAGCGCGACGGCGCCGTTCTCGGCGGAGTCGACCTCAAAGCCGGACTTTGAGAGCACGAGCTTCGCGATCTCAAGGTTGACGGGGTTATCTTCCGCGACGAGTATCTTCGTGCCGGTAAAATCGAATGCTTCGTTCTCTGCGGCGGTTTTGACCTCTTCGCCTTTCTCGAAGGACAGGCGGATGATGAATTCGGTGCCCTTGCCGAGCTCGGTGTTGACGTCGATTGTGCCGCCCATCA
This region of Clostridia bacterium genomic DNA includes:
- a CDS encoding response regulator, with the protein product MRNNAHASGRNDELPIEMIPTLFAVGDVFPGGFFVYRDDESQEIIYVNRAALRIFACADTDQFRELTGGTFRGLVHPDDYENIQGSIDRQIADESNDNLDFVEYRIIRRDGEIRWVDDYGRLSHLEGYGNVYYVFISDVTDKLRAEQERFKAELELEQEKRASEMKSAFLFNISHDIRTPMNAIIGFSDLAKRHADDPAALADCLDKVEISSKQMLALIDDILDMNSLTGGRFIAKSEPTGPNGLISVAVDIFRAKAQEKKIALEQEIDLPDRAVLLDKHRFLRLMNNLIDNAVKFTSEGGTVTVKARVKCSEGVYSRYEFSVADTGVGMSEEFAAHMFEAFEREENSTKSGAIGTGLGLSIVKALVDIMGGTITVQTEKGKGSVFTVELPLKAADADGSAAPVEIKHPQADGKRRLLLVEDVYINRVLAETVLTEAGFTVESVTDGCYAVDAVRERPAGYYDLVLMDIQMPVMNGYEATRAIRALDNGASLPILALSANAREEDKKRSLESGMNGHIAKPFETAGLVSRINEQINKDE